One Alphaproteobacteria bacterium HT1-32 genomic region harbors:
- a CDS encoding DNA-directed RNA polymerase subunit alpha: protein MLQKNWQEMIKPNKLEINAGSDPALEAVVVAEPLERGFGLTLGNALRRVLLSSLQGAAVTAIQIDGVLHEFSSIPGVREDVTDIVLNVKSLALRMHGEGPKRISLTATGPGEVKAGDIETGHDIEVMNPDLVICSLDDGARISMELTVETGKGYVAAAQNRAEDSPIGLIPVDAVFGPCKKVTYKVENSRVGQVTDYDKLSLSVETNGAVTPDDAVALAARILQDQLQLFVNFEDPKAASEEEKGDELPFNRNLLRKVDELELSVRSANCLKNDNIIYIGDLVQKTEAEMLRTPNFGRKSLNEIKEVLAQMGLHLGMEIPEWPPENIEDLAKKLEEPY, encoded by the coding sequence GTGCTTCAGAAAAACTGGCAGGAAATGATCAAGCCGAACAAGCTTGAAATCAATGCAGGAAGCGATCCGGCTCTCGAAGCTGTCGTAGTCGCTGAACCGCTTGAGCGCGGCTTCGGTCTTACTCTTGGTAACGCGCTGCGTCGCGTTCTGCTCTCGTCACTTCAGGGTGCTGCTGTTACGGCAATCCAGATTGACGGCGTGCTGCATGAGTTCTCGTCGATTCCGGGTGTTCGGGAAGATGTCACCGATATTGTGCTGAACGTGAAGTCGCTGGCGCTGCGTATGCATGGCGAAGGTCCGAAACGGATTTCGCTGACGGCAACCGGCCCGGGCGAAGTCAAGGCGGGCGATATCGAAACCGGCCATGACATCGAAGTCATGAACCCGGATCTGGTGATTTGTTCACTGGATGACGGTGCGCGGATTTCGATGGAACTGACGGTCGAGACCGGCAAAGGGTATGTCGCTGCGGCACAGAACCGTGCGGAAGACTCGCCGATCGGTCTGATCCCGGTTGATGCCGTGTTTGGTCCCTGCAAGAAGGTGACCTACAAGGTTGAGAACTCCCGCGTTGGTCAGGTTACCGACTATGACAAGCTGTCACTGTCGGTTGAGACCAATGGCGCGGTAACCCCTGATGATGCGGTGGCTCTGGCTGCGCGCATCCTGCAGGACCAGTTGCAGCTCTTCGTGAATTTCGAAGACCCGAAAGCGGCGTCTGAGGAAGAGAAGGGTGATGAGCTGCCGTTCAACCGCAACCTGCTTCGCAAGGTTGATGAGCTTGAACTGTCCGTCCGTTCGGCAAATTGCCTGAAGAACGACAACATCATCTACATCGGTGACCTGGTTCAGAAGACGGAAGCGGAAATGCTCCGTACGCCGAACTTCGGCCGTAAGTCGCTGAATGAGATCAAGGAAGTCCTGGCCCAAATGGGATTGCATCTCGGTATGGAGATCCCGGAATGGCCGCCTGAAAACATTGAAGACCTGGCCAAAAAGCTCGAAGAGCCTTACTGA
- the rpsK gene encoding 30S ribosomal protein S11: MAKAAVARPRRRERKNITSGVAHVNASFNNTMITISDAQGNAISWSSAGSQGFKGSRKSTPYAAQVAAEDAGKKAMEHGMQTLEVEVKGPGSGRESALRALQSVGFTITAIRDVTPIPHNGCRPRKRRRV; this comes from the coding sequence ATGGCAAAAGCAGCAGTTGCGCGTCCCCGCCGTCGTGAGCGGAAAAACATCACATCGGGTGTCGCCCATGTGAATGCGTCCTTCAACAATACGATGATCACCATCAGCGATGCCCAGGGCAATGCGATTTCCTGGTCATCGGCCGGTTCTCAGGGGTTCAAGGGTTCGCGGAAATCGACCCCCTATGCCGCTCAGGTTGCCGCCGAAGATGCCGGCAAGAAGGCAATGGAACATGGCATGCAGACCCTTGAGGTCGAAGTGAAGGGGCCGGGGTCAGGTCGTGAATCTGCTCTTCGTGCACTGCAGTCGGTTGGTTTCACCATCACCGCAATTCGTGATGTGACCCCGATTCCGCATAATGGCTGCCGTCCGCGCAAGCGTCGGCGGGTCTAA
- the rpsM gene encoding 30S ribosomal protein S13 → MARIAGVNIPTDKRVVVALTYIHGIGQTKAKEICASCAVDESTRVNSLRDDELGRIREVIDRDYQVEGDLRREVAMNIKRLMDLGCYRGLRHRRGLPVHGQRTHTNARTRKGPARAIAGKKK, encoded by the coding sequence TTGGCGCGCATAGCTGGCGTTAACATACCGACCGACAAACGTGTTGTGGTCGCACTGACATATATCCACGGCATTGGTCAGACCAAGGCGAAAGAAATCTGCGCGAGTTGCGCGGTTGACGAATCGACTCGCGTGAATTCGCTGCGGGATGATGAGCTCGGTCGCATTCGTGAAGTAATCGACCGCGACTATCAGGTCGAAGGTGACCTGCGTCGTGAAGTGGCCATGAACATCAAGCGGTTGATGGACCTGGGTTGCTATCGTGGTCTTCGTCACCGGCGCGGTTTGCCGGTACATGGCCAGCGCACGCATACCAATGCGCGCACCCGTAAAGGTCCGGCGCGCGCTATCGCCGGCAAGAAGAAGTAA
- a CDS encoding adenylate kinase: MNLILLGPPGAGKGTQAQRLMDKFSIVQLSTGDMLRAAVDEGTELGKQAKVIMDRGDLVSDDIMVGIISARLTAADCANGFILDGFPRTVAQAEALDAMLDEKGLKIDHVISIEVDEEVLFERIKSRAAETGGARSDDNEETLRKRLEVYRDLTAPIIPYYRGKGALKTVDGMADIDSVSGQIMKILN; this comes from the coding sequence ATGAATCTGATACTTCTGGGACCGCCGGGTGCCGGCAAGGGAACGCAGGCGCAACGCCTGATGGACAAGTTTTCGATTGTTCAATTGTCAACGGGCGATATGTTGCGCGCGGCAGTGGACGAAGGTACGGAGCTGGGTAAGCAGGCCAAGGTCATCATGGACCGCGGCGATCTGGTCTCTGATGATATCATGGTCGGTATCATTTCAGCCCGTCTGACCGCAGCGGATTGTGCCAACGGGTTTATCCTCGATGGCTTCCCGCGGACAGTTGCACAGGCAGAGGCGCTTGACGCCATGCTGGACGAGAAGGGGCTGAAGATCGACCACGTGATCTCGATTGAGGTCGATGAGGAAGTTCTTTTCGAGCGTATCAAAAGCCGGGCTGCAGAGACCGGCGGGGCACGTTCGGATGACAATGAGGAAACGCTGCGCAAGCGGCTTGAAGTGTATCGTGATCTGACGGCGCCGATTATTCCTTACTACAGGGGTAAGGGCGCGTTGAAGACAGTGGATGGCATGGCAGACATCGACAGTGTCTCCGGCCAGATCATGAAGATTTTGAACTGA
- the secY gene encoding preprotein translocase subunit SecY, translating into MASAAEQFASNVNLGAFSKATELKKRIWFTLGALIVYRMGTFIPLPGVDAAILADFFQQQSGGIIDMLNMFSGGALGRMSIFALNIMPYISASIIMQLMATVSPTIEQMKKEGEQGRKRMNQYTRYLTVLIATFQAYGITVGLEGMTGSIGPAVADPGLFFRAQGVITLVGGTVFLMWLGEQVTARGVGNGISLIIFAGIVAELPTALVSTLELGRTGALSTLFIIFLLFMTVAIIAMIVFVERAQRRIIIQYPKRQVGNKMFGGENSHLPLKLNTAGVIPPIFASSLLLLPLTVAQFAASGGGSSWLTAVTAYVAPGQPVYIAMYIGMIVFFAFFYTAVVFNPADTADNLKKHGGFVPGIRPGKNTADYIDYVLTRLTVIGAAYLALICILPEILISRFNVPFYFGGTSLLIVVTVTMDTVAQIQSHLLAHQYEGLIKKSKLRGRRG; encoded by the coding sequence ATGGCGTCAGCCGCCGAGCAATTCGCATCGAACGTCAATCTTGGAGCATTTTCCAAGGCGACGGAACTCAAGAAGCGCATCTGGTTTACACTGGGTGCGCTGATTGTCTATCGCATGGGCACGTTCATTCCGCTGCCGGGAGTGGATGCAGCCATTCTGGCTGACTTCTTCCAGCAGCAGAGCGGCGGCATCATTGATATGCTCAATATGTTCTCGGGCGGTGCCCTGGGACGGATGTCGATCTTTGCCCTGAACATCATGCCGTATATTTCGGCCTCGATCATCATGCAGCTGATGGCAACGGTTTCGCCGACCATCGAGCAGATGAAGAAAGAGGGCGAACAGGGCCGCAAGCGGATGAATCAGTACACCCGTTATCTGACGGTGCTGATCGCTACGTTCCAGGCTTATGGCATTACGGTCGGCCTTGAGGGCATGACCGGGTCTATCGGCCCGGCAGTTGCTGATCCCGGCCTGTTCTTCAGGGCGCAGGGTGTCATCACGCTGGTCGGCGGGACGGTGTTCCTGATGTGGCTGGGTGAGCAGGTGACGGCCCGTGGTGTGGGTAACGGTATCTCGCTGATTATCTTTGCGGGCATTGTTGCGGAGCTTCCGACGGCACTGGTGAGTACTCTTGAACTCGGCCGTACAGGTGCGCTTTCGACGCTGTTCATCATCTTCCTGCTGTTCATGACAGTCGCCATCATCGCGATGATCGTGTTCGTGGAGCGGGCTCAGCGCCGGATTATCATTCAGTATCCGAAGCGTCAGGTCGGCAACAAGATGTTCGGTGGTGAGAACTCTCATCTGCCGCTGAAGCTGAACACGGCTGGCGTTATTCCGCCGATTTTTGCCAGTTCCCTGTTGTTGCTGCCGCTGACGGTCGCGCAGTTTGCGGCATCCGGCGGAGGCAGCAGCTGGCTGACGGCCGTGACGGCCTATGTTGCGCCGGGGCAGCCTGTCTATATCGCGATGTATATTGGGATGATCGTGTTCTTTGCCTTCTTCTATACCGCTGTGGTGTTCAACCCTGCGGATACGGCAGATAACCTGAAGAAGCATGGTGGTTTCGTTCCGGGTATCCGGCCTGGCAAGAATACAGCAGATTATATCGATTATGTGCTGACGCGGCTGACAGTCATCGGTGCTGCCTATCTGGCACTGATCTGCATCCTGCCGGAGATCCTGATTTCGCGGTTCAATGTACCGTTCTATTTCGGTGGCACGTCGCTGCTGATCGTGGTGACGGTGACAATGGACACCGTCGCCCAGATCCAGTCGCATCTGCTGGCGCATCAGTATGAGGGACTCATCAAGAAGTCCAAGCTAAGAGGGCGCAGGGGATGA
- a CDS encoding 50S ribosomal protein L15 translates to MKLNELRDNPGARKDRKRIGRGIGSGTGKTSGKGHKGQKARSGVAIKGFEGGQMPIYRRLPKRGFNNIFRNKFAEVNLGRLQKAIDEGKLDAAKPVTAEALSDAGIIRRSLDGVRVLGNGELTAKVELRVAHATKSAISSVEKAGGSVTILAPKVTDDAKSAE, encoded by the coding sequence ATGAAGCTTAACGAACTCAGAGACAATCCCGGAGCCCGCAAGGACCGCAAGCGTATCGGTCGTGGTATCGGTTCCGGTACGGGTAAGACCTCCGGTAAAGGTCACAAAGGCCAGAAGGCGCGTTCAGGCGTTGCCATCAAGGGCTTTGAAGGTGGCCAGATGCCGATTTACCGGCGCCTGCCAAAACGCGGGTTCAACAATATTTTCCGCAACAAGTTTGCGGAAGTGAACCTGGGTCGTCTGCAGAAGGCTATCGACGAAGGCAAGCTGGATGCGGCAAAGCCGGTGACGGCAGAAGCCCTTTCCGATGCCGGTATTATCCGTCGTTCGCTCGATGGTGTGCGGGTGCTGGGGAACGGGGAACTGACAGCGAAAGTTGAACTTCGTGTCGCCCATGCCACAAAATCGGCAATTTCTTCTGTTGAGAAGGCGGGAGGTTCGGTGACGATTCTCGCGCCGAAGGTCACCGACGACGCCAAAAGCGCCGAATAA
- the rpmD gene encoding 50S ribosomal protein L30 yields the protein MAAKKTITVTQTGSPIGRPKDQRATLVGLGLNKLHRTRVLEDTPSVRGMIDKVSHLVRVVDAG from the coding sequence ATGGCTGCTAAGAAAACCATCACGGTGACGCAGACCGGCAGCCCGATTGGCCGCCCGAAAGACCAGCGCGCAACGCTGGTTGGCCTGGGTCTGAACAAGTTGCACCGTACCCGTGTTCTGGAAGATACCCCTTCCGTGCGCGGCATGATCGACAAGGTGAGCCATCTCGTTCGCGTCGTAGACGCCGGTTGA
- the rpsE gene encoding 30S ribosomal protein S5, whose amino-acid sequence MARNPKASEGRRERGGNQPREESEFVDKLVHINRVAKVVKGGRRFAFAAIVVVGDQKGRVGVGSGKAREVPEAIRKGTEAAKRDLIRVPLREGRTLHHDVTGHFGAGRVILRSAPPGTGIIAGGPMRAVFETLGIQDIVAKSLGTTNPHNMIKATFDALKRLHSPRSIASRRGKKVGEIVSRRDGSADAVSVEKE is encoded by the coding sequence ATGGCACGCAATCCAAAGGCTTCCGAAGGCCGCCGCGAACGCGGTGGAAATCAGCCCCGCGAAGAGTCGGAATTCGTCGACAAGCTGGTCCATATCAACCGTGTCGCCAAGGTGGTGAAGGGTGGACGTCGTTTCGCCTTTGCCGCAATTGTCGTGGTTGGTGATCAGAAGGGTCGTGTCGGCGTCGGATCGGGCAAGGCCCGTGAAGTGCCGGAAGCTATCCGCAAGGGTACCGAAGCCGCGAAGCGCGATCTTATCCGCGTTCCGCTGCGGGAAGGCCGGACATTGCATCATGACGTGACGGGCCATTTCGGTGCCGGTCGGGTCATCCTGCGGTCGGCTCCTCCGGGTACCGGTATTATTGCCGGTGGTCCGATGCGCGCTGTCTTCGAAACCCTGGGTATCCAGGATATCGTTGCAAAGTCGCTCGGTACGACGAACCCGCATAACATGATCAAGGCAACATTTGATGCGCTGAAGCGGCTGCACAGCCCGCGTTCGATTGCATCACGCCGGGGCAAAAAGGTCGGCGAGATCGTGTCACGTCGTGACGGATCTGCTGATGCCGTTTCGGTCGAGAAGGAGTAA
- the rplR gene encoding 50S ribosomal protein L18 produces the protein MRNSPRQLFLRRRERTRRKLQAKAGDRVRLSVFRSNKYIYAQLIDDTSGNTVASASSIEKDMRGKFSSSSNKEAAAEVGKLIAERAKAAGVETVIFDRGGYIYHGRIQALADAAREAGLKF, from the coding sequence ATGAGAAATTCACCCAGACAACTTTTCCTGCGTCGTCGTGAACGTACGCGCCGGAAACTCCAGGCTAAAGCCGGCGATCGCGTCCGTCTTTCGGTCTTCCGTTCGAACAAGTATATCTATGCTCAGCTGATTGATGACACGAGCGGCAACACTGTCGCCTCTGCCTCGTCGATCGAGAAGGATATGCGCGGCAAGTTCTCGTCTTCCAGTAACAAGGAAGCGGCTGCGGAAGTTGGCAAGCTCATCGCTGAGCGCGCCAAGGCTGCCGGCGTCGAGACCGTGATCTTCGATCGCGGCGGTTACATTTATCATGGTCGCATTCAGGCGCTGGCGGATGCCGCGCGTGAAGCCGGCCTGAAATTCTGA
- the rplF gene encoding 50S ribosomal protein L6 translates to MSRIGKNPVPIPSGVTVNLAGQVLAAKGKLGELTVKLVEEVDGRIEDNMVYVTPRDNSKRARSMWGTMRTLVESAVIGVSEGYTKNLEITGVGYRAALQGKNLQLQLGFSHDVIYPIPEGITMTCEKPTSISISGADKQRVGQVAAEIRSYRPPEPYKGKGVRYADEFIIRKEGKKK, encoded by the coding sequence ATGTCACGTATTGGTAAGAACCCGGTTCCGATTCCGAGCGGCGTCACAGTCAATCTGGCTGGTCAGGTGCTCGCGGCAAAGGGAAAGCTTGGTGAACTCACCGTCAAGCTCGTCGAAGAGGTCGATGGCCGCATTGAAGATAATATGGTCTATGTCACGCCGCGCGATAATTCAAAGCGCGCGCGGTCGATGTGGGGCACAATGCGCACGCTCGTCGAAAGCGCGGTGATTGGTGTCAGCGAAGGCTATACCAAGAACCTTGAAATCACCGGTGTTGGCTATCGTGCCGCGCTGCAGGGCAAGAACCTGCAGTTGCAGCTCGGTTTCAGCCACGATGTCATCTATCCGATCCCCGAAGGGATCACGATGACTTGTGAAAAGCCGACATCCATTTCCATTTCCGGCGCCGACAAGCAACGTGTCGGCCAGGTTGCGGCTGAAATTCGCAGCTATCGTCCGCCTGAGCCTTATAAGGGCAAGGGTGTTCGCTATGCTGACGAATTCATCATCCGTAAAGAAGGCAAGAAGAAGTAG
- the rpsH gene encoding 30S ribosomal protein S8, whose translation MSMTDPLADLLTRIRNGQRAGKSSVNSPASKLRANVCDVLQREGFIRGYSSVEIRKGITEMKIDLKYHDGSPVIQEISRVSTPGRRVYSKIKDLPRVYNGLGISILSTPKGVMSDAEARDHHVGGEVLCRVF comes from the coding sequence ATGTCTATGACAGATCCGCTCGCCGATTTGCTGACCCGTATCCGCAATGGCCAGAGAGCCGGCAAGTCGAGCGTTAATTCGCCTGCGTCGAAGCTGCGCGCCAATGTGTGCGACGTCCTGCAGCGCGAAGGTTTTATTCGTGGTTACAGCTCGGTTGAAATCCGCAAGGGTATCACCGAGATGAAGATTGACCTGAAATATCATGATGGTTCGCCCGTCATTCAGGAAATCAGCCGTGTATCGACGCCTGGCCGTCGTGTTTATTCCAAGATCAAGGACCTGCCGCGGGTCTATAACGGTCTCGGCATTTCGATCCTTTCGACTCCGAAAGGCGTGATGTCCGATGCTGAAGCCCGCGACCACCATGTTGGTGGCGAAGTCCTTTGTCGCGTATTCTGA
- the rpsN gene encoding 30S ribosomal protein S14, with translation MAKKSMVQRGKRREKLADQFASKRKALKELIYSKDSNPEARFEAAVKLAQLPRNASPTRQRLRCELTGRPRGNYRKFKLCRIKLRDLASDGQIPGMVKSSW, from the coding sequence ATGGCAAAGAAAAGCATGGTCCAGCGTGGCAAGCGTCGTGAGAAGCTTGCGGATCAGTTCGCTTCTAAGCGTAAAGCATTGAAAGAGCTTATCTACAGCAAGGACTCCAACCCGGAAGCCCGGTTCGAAGCTGCTGTAAAGCTGGCTCAGTTGCCACGTAATGCGTCACCGACTCGCCAGCGCCTGCGCTGCGAGCTGACCGGTCGTCCGCGTGGCAATTATCGGAAATTCAAGCTCTGTCGCATCAAGCTGCGGGATTTGGCCTCGGATGGTCAGATTCCCGGCATGGTCAAGTCGAGCTGGTAA